In the genome of Streptacidiphilus rugosus AM-16, one region contains:
- a CDS encoding helix-turn-helix transcriptional regulator: MLTGLGLTRDADRVYRAMLAQPQLDVAGLAAALDLAAIQVGDALDLLSELSLVRTSEGVPGIRAVSPDLGLEILLARQSADLAAQQQRLEASRATAAQLISEYADLRPTEASPGVEHLIGIDRIRSRIARLTNEISTEVMAFSPDGAQTAENMEAARPLDLRVLERGVMMRTIYLDSLRNNPPTVDYANWLAAHGGQVRTTATLPTRMIIADRAVAIMPVTSDNTAAGAVVLTGSGTVTALVALFETVWAAARPLSTAPIRDSHGLTPQEAATLALLAQGHTDDSVAKRLGVSPRSARRTATDLLERLGARSRFQAGVRAVQEGLLPGDL, from the coding sequence GCTCTGGACCTGGCCGCGATTCAGGTCGGCGACGCCCTCGACCTGTTGAGCGAGCTCTCCCTCGTGCGCACCTCCGAGGGTGTGCCGGGCATCCGGGCGGTCTCCCCCGACCTCGGCCTCGAGATCCTCCTGGCCCGGCAGAGCGCGGACCTCGCCGCCCAGCAGCAGCGCCTGGAGGCGTCCCGCGCCACCGCCGCCCAGCTCATCTCCGAGTACGCCGACCTGCGACCCACCGAGGCCAGCCCGGGCGTCGAACACCTCATCGGCATCGACAGGATCCGCTCCCGGATCGCCCGCCTCACCAACGAGATCAGTACCGAGGTGATGGCCTTCAGCCCGGACGGCGCCCAGACCGCCGAGAACATGGAGGCCGCACGTCCCCTGGACCTGCGGGTGCTGGAGCGGGGCGTGATGATGCGCACCATCTATCTCGACAGCCTGCGCAACAACCCGCCCACGGTCGACTACGCCAACTGGCTGGCCGCCCACGGCGGCCAGGTCCGCACCACCGCGACGCTGCCCACCCGGATGATCATCGCCGACCGAGCTGTCGCAATCATGCCCGTGACCAGCGACAACACCGCGGCGGGCGCCGTGGTCCTGACCGGCTCCGGCACCGTCACCGCGCTGGTCGCGCTCTTCGAGACGGTGTGGGCCGCCGCGCGGCCGCTCTCCACCGCGCCGATCCGCGACTCCCACGGCCTCACCCCCCAGGAGGCGGCGACCCTCGCCCTGCTGGCGCAGGGTCACACCGACGACTCCGTCGCCAAACGTCTGGGCGTCTCCCCGCGCAGCGCCCGTCGCACCGCGACCGACCTGCTCGAACGCCTCGGCGCCCGCAGCCGCTTCCAGGCCGGCGTCCGCGCGGTCCAGGAAGGGCTGCTCCCCGGCGACCTCTGA